In Euphorbia lathyris chromosome 10, ddEupLath1.1, whole genome shotgun sequence, a single genomic region encodes these proteins:
- the LOC136208344 gene encoding protein SMAX1-LIKE 3, producing MHSTFHYKFYFSSLKTSPTSKAFHSLSISFTHFHSISLTFTLSLLLSPQNMRAGGCTVQQSLTPEAASVVKQAVTLARRRGHAQVTPLHVANTMLSSSTGLLRTACLQSHSHPLQCKALELCFNVALNRLPASTSSPILSSHHSHQFPSISNALVAAFKRAQAHQRRGSIENQQQPLLAVKIELEQLIISILDDPSVSRVMREAGFSSTQVKSNVEQVVSLEICSQNSPSLDQIRNNEDVMCVLDHLKNRRKHGLVIVGECVESIESVIKGVMEKISKGDVCESLREVKFIQFSLSSFGQLSRVEVDQKIEDLKRLIRSYLSKGVVLNLGDLKWVIEYREKSSNFLCPIEHMIMELGKLSCGISESNGKFWLMGIATFQTYIKCKSSHPSLENVWGLHPITIPAGSLRLSLIIDSETIQSQSTSNKVNQNGWIILEGEEEEQEEQNQLSCCVDCKAKFEIEVQNLQTSTSNSDSTTSTLPLWLQQYKNENKLGNLNQASVSIKDLCRKWNSYCNSIHSSEKTITFSSISPSSSTSCFSYDQQNPNLHQTPKTSIRAQNFWNIDAENPNKGLRMYIPEHTDHARRPPFSTNFDSNPNSTSSSDVMEMEYHHKFKELNAENLKMLCNALERKVPWQKDVIPDIASTVLQCRSGMMRRKGKLRNSIDVKEETWLFFQGVDMEAKEKIAKELAKIIFGTSKNFVSIALSSFSDSTEDCRNKRSRDEHNCSYIDRFSDAVSVNSHRVFFVEDVEQADYCSKIGFKRAIERGRIRNVNGDEVCLDDAIVILSCESFSSRSRACSPSTKQKTEEEEEEKVCGSTSPCLSLDLNISIDDDDFGEDDQSIDDIGLLESVDKRIVFKFPDL from the exons ATGCATTCCACTTTCCACTACAAATTCTACTTTTCCTCCCTCAAAACCTCACCTACAAGTAAGGCATTTCACTCActttctatttctttcacacactttcactcaatttcactcactttcactctctctcttcttctttcacCCCAAAACATGAGAGCCGGTGGTTGCACAGTGCAACAATCTCTCACTCCGGAGGCGGCATCCGTCGTTAAACAAGCAGTAACTCTCGCTAGACGGCGCGGCCACGCTCAGGTGACACCTCTTCATGTAGCCAACACTATGCTCTCTTCTTCTACTGGTTTACTTAGAACAGCTTGTCTTCAATCTCACTCTCACCCTCTTCAATGTAAAGCCCTAGAACTTTGTTTCAATGTTGCTCTTAACCGTTTAcctgcttcaacttcatctCCTATCTTATCTTCTCATCACTCCCATCAATTCCCTTCCATCTCTAATGCTTTGGTTGCTGCTTTTAAACGTGCTCAGGCTCATCAACGCCGCGGCTCGATCGAAAACCAGCAACAGCCTCTTCTTGCTGTCAAGATTGAGCTTGAGCAGCTTATTATTTCTATCTTAGATGATCCTAGTGTTAGTAGAGTTATGAGAGAAGCTGGGTTTTCAAGTACTCAAGTTAAAAGCAATGTTGAACAAGTTGTTTCTTTGGAAATTTGTTCCCAAAATTCCCcttctttggatcaaattagGAATAATGAAGATGTGATGTGTGTTTTGGATCATTTGAAGAATAGAAGAAAACATGGTCTTGTGATTGTTGGAGAGTGTGTTGAAAGTATTGAAAGTGTGATTAAAGGAGTGATGGAAAAGATTAGTAAAGgagatgtttgtgaatctttgAGAGAAGTTAAGTTTATCCAATTTTCTCTATCTTCTTTTGGTCAACTTTCTAGGGTTGAGGTTGACCAAAAGATTGAGGATCTTAAGAGATTGATTAGAAGCTATTTGAGTAAAGGGGTAGTCTTGAATTTAGGAGATCTCAAATGGGTTATTGAGTATAGGGAGAAAAGTAGCAACTTTTTGTGTCCAATTGAGCATATGATTATGGAGCTAGGGAAATTGAGTTGTGGAATTAGTGAAAGTAATGGAAAATTTTGGCTTATGGGAATTGCAACTTTTCAAACTTACATCAAGTGTAAATCAAGTCATCCTTCATTAGAGAATGTTTGGGGACTTCATCCCATCACAATTCCCGCCGGGAGTTTACGCTTAAGTCTCATCATCGACAG TGAAACAATACAAAGTCAGTCCACAAGCAATAAAGTAAATCAAAATGGTTGGATTATACTTGaaggtgaagaagaagaacaagaagaacaAAATCAATTGAGTTGTTGTGTTGATTGCAAAGCCAAATTTGAAATTGAAGTTCAAAACTTGCAAACTAGCACTAGCAATAGTGACTCAACAACTTCTACTCTTCCTCTATGGCTTCAACAATACAAAAATGAGAACAAATTAGGCAATCTTAATCAG GCTAGTGTCTCAATCAAAGATCTTTGCAGAAAATGGAATTCATATTGCAATTCAATCCATTCTTCAGAAAAAACCATCACATTTTCTTCAATCTCGCCTTCTTCATCTACTTCATGTTTCTCATATGATCAACAAAACCCTAATTTGCACCAAACCCCCAAAACTTCAATTAGGGCACAAAATTTCTGGAACATTGATGCAGAAAACCCTAACAAGGGTTTAAGAATGTACATCCCAGAACACACAGATCACGCCCGGAGACCGCCTTTTTCGACGAATTTCGATTCCAATCCGAATTCTACTTCCTCCAGTGATGTAATGGAAATGGAATATCATCACAAATTCAAGGAGCTCAATGCTGAGAACTTGAAAATGTTATGTAATGCATTGGAGAGAAAAGTTCCATGGCAGAAAGATGTAATTCCAGATATAGCTAGTACGGTCTTACAATGTCGGTCCGGGATGATGAGAAGGAAAGGGAAATTGAGAAACTCCATTGATGTTAAGGAAGAAACTTGGTTGTTCTTTCAAGGTGTTGATATGGAAGCTAAAGAAAAGATAGCTAAAGAACTAGCTAAGATCATTTTCGGGACATCGAAAAACTTCGTTTCGATTGCATTAAGTAGCTTTTCTGATTCAACTGAAGATTGCAGGAATAAAAGATCAAGAGATGAACATAATTGCAGTTACATAGACAGGTTTTCTGATGCTGTTTCGGTGAATTCGCATCGAGTTTTCTTCGTAGAAGATGTCGAACAGGCGGATTATTGCTCGAAAATCGGGTTCAAAAGAGCGATTGAAAGGGGGAGAATAAGAAATGTTAATGGAGATGAAGTTTGTTTAGATGATGCTATTGTCATTTTGAGCTGTGAAAGCTTTAGTTCAAGATCTAGAGCTTGTTCTCCTTCTACTAAGCAAAaaactgaagaagaagaagaagagaaagtttGTGGTTCTACAAGCCCTTGTCTTTCACTTGATTTGAATATCTccattgatgatgatgattttggAGAGGATGATCAATCAATTGATGATATTGGTCTTCTTGAATCCGTAGATAAACGGATCGTTTTCAAGTTTCCGGATTTATAG